From Acidobacteriota bacterium, one genomic window encodes:
- a CDS encoding 1-acyl-sn-glycerol-3-phosphate acyltransferase, which translates to MMRAERLIQLIKTAKLSGGVDDPPLWQIEKTRFQSNLCRILLLPVGGLLVAVMKYVQGYRIENMAEIRKQFRQIWEDKERGQYPLVICSNHLTFIDSALVIWALASNLWYLFNYKAFMWNVPAGDFFKKKLHYHAILYLTKCIFIDRKGSPAHKNAVLNLCRYLLAKGNVVLIFPEGQRSREGRFDVDKLRFGTGKILTSLENARVLCVYIRSPLQKAFSNYPPKGSNFSLNMKLIQPNIEGTSKKQASIAAVKEIGAVIAQMEKEFFAAHPTP; encoded by the coding sequence ATGATGCGAGCCGAACGATTGATCCAGTTGATCAAGACCGCAAAACTGAGCGGCGGCGTGGACGATCCGCCGTTGTGGCAGATCGAGAAGACGCGTTTTCAGTCTAACCTGTGCCGTATTTTGCTGCTTCCGGTCGGCGGCTTGCTGGTCGCGGTAATGAAATATGTCCAGGGCTACCGCATCGAGAATATGGCGGAGATCCGCAAACAGTTTAGGCAGATCTGGGAGGACAAAGAGCGGGGGCAATATCCGCTGGTCATCTGTTCAAATCATCTGACGTTTATCGATTCGGCTTTGGTTATCTGGGCGTTAGCATCGAATTTGTGGTATCTGTTCAATTATAAAGCGTTCATGTGGAACGTTCCGGCCGGTGATTTCTTTAAGAAAAAGCTGCACTATCACGCCATTCTTTACCTAACGAAATGCATCTTCATCGACCGCAAAGGCTCGCCGGCTCATAAAAATGCGGTCCTCAATCTGTGCCGATATTTATTGGCAAAAGGAAATGTCGTACTGATATTTCCCGAAGGCCAACGCAGCCGGGAGGGACGTTTTGATGTGGACAAACTCCGCTTCGGCACCGGCAAGATCCTGACATCGCTCGAAAACGCCCGTGTTCTTTGCGTCTACATCCGCAGCCCGCTTCAGAAGGCCTTCTCGAATTATCCGCCGAAAGGCTCCAATTTCAGCCTCAATATGAAGCTCATCCAGCCAAATATCGAAGGCACGTCCAAAAAACAGGCCAGCATCGCGGCTGTCAAAGAGATCGGAGCTGTGATCGCGCAGATGGAGAAGGAATTCTTCGCTGCACACCCAACGCCATGA